Proteins co-encoded in one Xanthomonas campestris pv. badrii genomic window:
- a CDS encoding NCS2 family permease, with the protein MRWPGFALAANGSTPRTELLAGATTFLTMAYILFVNPDILATTGMDHGAVFVATCLAAALGSLLMGVLANYPIGMAPGMGLNAFFAFTVVGTLGYSWQQTLGLVFVSGCLFLLLTVTGARRWLVDGIPGTLRSAIAAGIGLFLALIGLQKAGLVVAHPQTLLTLGDLHRPEPLLALAGLLLIGVLDLRRVRGAMLLGILAVTSAALALGLVRYQGVLSLPPSLAPTLLQLDIAGALHGHGGSGALAAVLHVVLVFVLVEMFDATGTLMGVAQRAGLLRTQAQRQQFDRALLADSTAILAGSLLGTSSTTAYVESAAGVQVGGRTGLTALVVAALFLLALLFSPLAAMVPAYATAPALIYLASVMLRECIQIQWDDVSEALPAAICMLAMPLTYSIATGLALGFITYAALKLGSGRWRGVHPATWAIAGLFVLRHALE; encoded by the coding sequence ATGCGCTGGCCCGGATTCGCGCTGGCCGCCAACGGCAGCACGCCGCGCACCGAACTGCTGGCTGGTGCCACCACCTTCCTGACGATGGCGTACATCCTCTTCGTCAACCCCGACATCCTGGCCACCACCGGCATGGACCATGGCGCGGTGTTCGTGGCGACCTGCCTGGCCGCGGCGCTGGGCTCGCTGCTGATGGGGGTGCTGGCCAACTACCCGATCGGCATGGCGCCGGGCATGGGCCTGAATGCGTTCTTCGCCTTCACCGTGGTGGGCACGCTGGGTTACAGCTGGCAACAGACGCTGGGGCTGGTGTTCGTCTCCGGCTGCCTGTTCCTGCTGCTGACCGTCACCGGCGCGCGGCGCTGGCTGGTGGACGGCATTCCGGGCACGTTGCGCAGCGCGATCGCGGCCGGCATCGGCCTGTTTCTGGCCCTGATCGGCCTGCAAAAGGCCGGGCTGGTGGTGGCGCATCCGCAAACGCTGCTGACCCTGGGCGACCTGCATCGGCCCGAACCGCTGCTGGCATTGGCTGGCCTGCTGTTGATCGGCGTGCTGGACCTGCGCCGCGTGCGGGGGGCGATGTTGCTCGGCATCCTGGCCGTCACCAGCGCGGCGCTGGCGCTGGGCCTGGTGCGCTACCAGGGCGTGCTGTCGCTGCCGCCAAGCCTGGCGCCAACGCTGCTGCAGCTGGATATTGCCGGCGCGCTGCATGGCCACGGCGGCAGCGGTGCGCTTGCGGCGGTGCTGCATGTGGTGCTGGTGTTCGTGCTGGTGGAGATGTTCGATGCCACCGGCACCTTGATGGGCGTGGCACAACGCGCCGGCCTGCTGCGCACGCAGGCGCAGCGCCAGCAGTTCGACCGCGCCCTGCTGGCCGACAGCACCGCCATCCTGGCCGGTTCGTTGCTCGGCACCTCCAGTACCACCGCCTACGTGGAAAGCGCAGCCGGCGTGCAGGTGGGTGGGCGCACCGGCCTGACCGCGCTGGTGGTCGCCGCCTTGTTCCTGCTGGCGCTGCTGTTCTCGCCATTGGCGGCCATGGTGCCGGCATACGCAACCGCGCCGGCACTGATCTATCTGGCCTCGGTGATGCTGCGCGAGTGCATCCAGATCCAATGGGACGATGTCAGCGAAGCGTTACCGGCGGCGATCTGCATGCTCGCCATGCCGCTCACCTACTCCATCGCCACCGGTCTGGCACTGGGCTTCATCACCTACGCGGCGCTCAAGCTCGGCAGCGGCCGCTGGCGCGGCGTGCACCCGGCCACCTGGGCGATCGCCGGCTTGTTCGTGCTGCGCCATGCGCTGGAATGA
- a CDS encoding PDR/VanB family oxidoreductase, with the protein MSLHEVRVADVVDQGHRQRAIRLEPVGTELPAFEAGAHVDLHLPDGLIRQYSIASAPHVRDHYVLCVKLADASRGGSRHLCEQLSPGDRLRISSPRNLFPLHPGERHVLLAAGIGITPLLSMAEALEARGEPFVLHYYVRRHTDVAFGQRLQQGFLHGQVHLHLSDGGQSPRVHVPEELGQARAHDQLYLCGPAAFMDHFTQLAKTHGWRAAQVHREHFAAADPGLAHDADHAFEVELAASGRVLQVPADCSIASALLDAGIEVPLSCEQGMCGACLTGVIAGVPDHRDSVLSDAERASNAQITLCCSRSRSPRLVLDL; encoded by the coding sequence ATGAGCCTGCATGAAGTGCGTGTTGCCGACGTCGTCGATCAAGGCCATCGCCAACGCGCGATCCGGCTGGAACCGGTCGGCACGGAATTGCCTGCCTTCGAGGCAGGCGCGCATGTGGACCTGCACTTGCCCGATGGCTTGATCCGCCAGTATTCGATCGCCAGCGCGCCGCATGTGCGCGATCACTATGTGCTGTGCGTCAAATTGGCCGATGCCTCGCGCGGCGGCTCGCGGCACCTGTGCGAACAGCTCAGCCCCGGCGACCGCCTGCGGATCTCCAGCCCGCGCAACCTGTTCCCACTGCATCCGGGCGAACGGCATGTGCTGCTGGCGGCCGGCATCGGCATCACCCCGCTGCTGTCGATGGCCGAGGCGCTGGAAGCGCGCGGCGAGCCGTTCGTGCTGCATTACTACGTGCGCCGGCATACCGATGTGGCCTTCGGGCAGCGGCTGCAGCAAGGCTTTCTGCACGGCCAGGTGCACCTGCACCTGAGCGATGGCGGGCAGAGCCCGCGCGTGCATGTGCCCGAGGAACTCGGACAGGCGCGCGCGCACGACCAACTGTATCTGTGCGGGCCGGCGGCGTTCATGGACCACTTCACGCAGCTTGCCAAGACCCATGGCTGGCGCGCGGCGCAGGTGCACCGCGAGCACTTTGCCGCCGCCGACCCGGGGCTTGCACACGATGCCGATCACGCCTTCGAAGTGGAGCTGGCCGCCAGCGGCCGCGTGCTGCAGGTGCCGGCCGATTGCAGCATTGCCAGCGCCCTGCTGGATGCCGGGATCGAGGTGCCGCTCTCGTGCGAGCAGGGCATGTGCGGGGCCTGCCTGACCGGTGTGATCGCCGGTGTCCCCGATCACCGCGACAGCGTGCTCAGCGATGCCGAGCGCGCCAGCAATGCGCAGATCACCCTGTGCTGCTCGCGCAGCCGCTCGCCGCGCCTGGTGCTGGATCTTTGA
- a CDS encoding aromatic ring-hydroxylating oxygenase subunit alpha — protein sequence MDVAVPALPLHCTFEAADWQRLAQHWHAVALSSEVGQAPFKATLLDEPLVLYRLGEELVAARDVCPHRGVPLSMGTADGGGVVCAYHGLRFGAGGRCNHIPASPTQNIPAKMRLHTYAVAERYGLIWVCLAKPAGVNEAEVQIPPMPGWDEDGFQQIVCPAFDIAGSAARQLEGFIDVAHFAFVHTATFAQPDKREVPAYTTTETPTGFNADYLSSVANYSVDMPLPDVDPSFQWLRHFEVHLPFTATLTIHFPVPGKRLVIMNAASPVSKHKTRLLVPIARNFDTHLPVEDVHAFNLRVFEEDRAMVEAQRPEYLPLDPLLEVHIPADRSSIAYRRGLRSQGYSDFFLR from the coding sequence ATGGATGTCGCCGTCCCCGCCCTGCCGCTGCACTGCACCTTCGAGGCCGCCGATTGGCAGCGCCTGGCCCAGCACTGGCACGCGGTGGCGCTGAGCAGCGAGGTGGGGCAGGCGCCGTTCAAGGCCACCCTGCTGGACGAGCCGCTGGTGCTGTACCGGCTGGGCGAGGAACTGGTGGCCGCGCGCGATGTCTGCCCGCACCGCGGCGTGCCGCTGAGCATGGGCACGGCCGATGGCGGCGGCGTGGTGTGCGCCTACCACGGCCTGCGCTTCGGCGCGGGCGGGCGTTGCAATCACATTCCGGCCAGCCCCACGCAGAACATCCCGGCCAAGATGCGCCTGCACACCTATGCGGTGGCCGAGCGCTACGGCCTGATCTGGGTGTGCCTGGCCAAACCCGCCGGGGTGAACGAGGCCGAGGTGCAGATTCCGCCGATGCCGGGTTGGGACGAGGATGGCTTTCAGCAGATCGTGTGCCCGGCCTTCGACATCGCCGGCAGCGCCGCACGGCAGCTGGAAGGCTTCATCGACGTGGCGCATTTCGCCTTCGTGCACACCGCCACGTTCGCCCAGCCGGACAAGCGCGAAGTGCCGGCCTACACCACCACCGAAACGCCCACCGGTTTCAATGCCGATTACCTCAGCAGCGTGGCCAATTATTCGGTGGACATGCCGCTGCCGGACGTGGACCCCAGCTTCCAGTGGCTGCGTCATTTCGAGGTGCATCTGCCGTTCACCGCCACGCTCACCATCCATTTTCCGGTGCCGGGCAAGCGATTGGTGATCATGAATGCCGCAAGCCCGGTGTCCAAGCACAAGACCCGGCTGCTGGTGCCGATCGCGCGCAACTTCGACACCCATCTGCCGGTGGAGGACGTGCATGCCTTCAACCTGCGCGTGTTCGAGGAAGACCGCGCCATGGTGGAAGCGCAGCGCCCCGAATACCTGCCGCTGGACCCGCTGCTGGAGGTGCATATCCCGGCCGACCGCAGTTCGATCGCCTATCGCCGTGGCCTGCGCAGCCAGGGCTATAGCGATTTCTTCCTGCGTTGA
- a CDS encoding LysR family transcriptional regulator, with amino-acid sequence MLTFSRFTRYFIEVARCGSIRKASEVLHVSASAIDRQILKAEEELGAQLFERLPGRLRLTAAGELLLVDVRGWEKAYARTLERFDELKGLRRGHVEIAMIDALSEGVVPAAVAALVQEYPGITFNLSTARNQRVMEMVTSADVDIGLLLDPVSSVDLEVRAFADIPLGIAMPVGHPLSTRTELQLSETLEHRLLLPAAPLIVGEHAKVLYQRQHIDVKRLTHCNDVRTLRGLVRAGAGVGLMSWLDAAPDVADGRLAFVPFRQHLTKPMTLALCVAPQRQLSRSAQLAIQALAAKIDAMTVPVVG; translated from the coding sequence ATGCTGACCTTCTCCCGCTTCACCCGCTACTTCATCGAAGTGGCCCGCTGCGGCAGCATCCGCAAGGCCTCCGAGGTGCTGCACGTATCGGCCTCGGCGATCGACCGGCAGATCCTCAAAGCCGAGGAGGAGCTGGGCGCGCAGCTGTTCGAGCGCCTGCCCGGCCGGCTGCGGCTCACGGCTGCCGGCGAGCTGTTGCTGGTGGACGTGCGCGGCTGGGAGAAGGCCTACGCCCGTACCCTGGAGCGCTTCGACGAGCTCAAGGGGCTGCGCCGCGGGCACGTGGAGATCGCCATGATCGATGCGCTCAGCGAGGGCGTGGTGCCGGCGGCAGTGGCCGCGCTGGTGCAGGAGTATCCCGGCATCACCTTCAACCTGTCCACCGCGCGCAACCAGCGGGTGATGGAGATGGTGACCTCGGCGGACGTGGACATCGGCCTGCTGCTGGACCCGGTGAGCAGCGTGGACCTGGAGGTGCGCGCGTTTGCGGATATCCCGCTTGGCATTGCGATGCCGGTCGGCCACCCGCTCAGCACCCGCACCGAGCTACAGCTCAGCGAGACGCTGGAACACCGCCTGCTGCTGCCGGCCGCGCCGCTGATCGTGGGCGAGCATGCCAAGGTGCTGTACCAGCGCCAGCACATCGACGTGAAGCGGCTCACCCACTGCAACGACGTGCGCACCCTGCGCGGACTGGTGCGCGCCGGTGCCGGCGTGGGGCTGATGTCGTGGCTGGACGCTGCGCCGGACGTGGCCGACGGGCGGCTGGCCTTCGTGCCGTTCCGCCAGCACCTGACCAAGCCGATGACGCTGGCGCTGTGCGTGGCCCCGCAACGGCAACTCTCGCGCTCGGCGCAGCTGGCGATCCAGGCACTGGCGGCAAAGATCGATGCGATGACGGTGCCGGTGGTGGGGTGA
- a CDS encoding TatD family hydrolase has translation MQLIDIGANLTHDSFDRDRDAVLQRARDAGVSQLVITGASREHSPLALQLAQQHPGFLYATAGVHPHHAVEFTAECEAQMRALQAHPQVVAVGECGLDYFRDFAPRPAQHKAFERQLQLAADNGKPLFLHQRDAHEDFLSIMRSFDGKLGAAVVHCFTGTREELFAYLDRDYYIGITGWLCDERRGAHLRELVRNIPANRLMIETDAPYLLPRTLKPLPKDRRNEPMFLSHIVQELARDRGEAVALTAANSTATARAFFRLPAPAAAA, from the coding sequence ATGCAGTTGATCGATATCGGCGCCAACCTGACCCACGACTCTTTCGACCGCGATCGCGATGCGGTGCTGCAACGCGCCCGCGACGCAGGGGTGTCACAGCTGGTGATCACCGGCGCCAGCCGCGAGCATTCGCCGCTGGCCCTGCAACTGGCGCAACAACACCCCGGATTCCTCTACGCCACCGCCGGCGTGCACCCGCATCACGCAGTGGAATTCACCGCCGAATGCGAAGCGCAAATGCGTGCCTTGCAGGCACATCCGCAAGTGGTGGCAGTGGGCGAATGCGGGCTGGATTACTTTCGCGATTTCGCACCACGCCCTGCCCAGCACAAGGCCTTCGAGCGTCAACTGCAACTGGCCGCCGACAACGGCAAGCCGTTGTTCCTGCACCAGCGCGATGCGCACGAGGACTTCCTGTCCATCATGCGCAGTTTCGATGGCAAGCTGGGTGCGGCCGTGGTGCATTGCTTCACCGGCACGCGCGAAGAACTGTTCGCCTACCTGGACCGCGATTACTACATCGGCATTACCGGCTGGCTGTGCGACGAGCGCCGCGGCGCGCACCTGCGCGAGCTGGTGCGCAACATCCCCGCCAACCGGCTGATGATCGAAACCGACGCGCCCTACCTGCTGCCACGCACGCTCAAGCCCCTGCCCAAGGACCGTCGCAACGAGCCGATGTTCCTGTCGCATATCGTCCAGGAGCTGGCACGCGACCGTGGCGAAGCGGTGGCCTTGACGGCGGCCAACAGCACGGCGACCGCGCGGGCATTTTTTCGTTTGCCAGCGCCTGCCGCTGCGGCATGA
- a CDS encoding LysR family transcriptional regulator, whose translation MELRHLRYFLAVAEEGNFTRAATRVGIGQPPLSQQIQTLERELGTPLFRRTHSGAELTPAGEAFLGEVRRVLADVERAAETARRVARGESGRLRMGFTASAAFSPVGPRLIRDFRRQWPQVDLLLEETNTASLLMGLADGRLDAAFVRYGLSTPPDLHLLRFADEPMKIAVPAAHPLAARASAPLAALAGEPFILFPRSFGSSLYDEILAACRESGVTLRITQEAPQMSSIINLVAAELGVSVVPASTAQLQRPGVRYLDIDGRMPLARLALAVSPGALDTAPLVRHLWALATLIQR comes from the coding sequence TTGGAGCTGCGTCACCTGCGCTATTTCCTGGCGGTTGCCGAAGAAGGCAACTTCACCCGCGCCGCCACGCGGGTCGGCATCGGCCAGCCGCCACTGAGCCAGCAGATCCAGACCCTGGAGCGTGAACTGGGCACACCGCTGTTCCGCCGCACCCACAGTGGCGCCGAGCTGACCCCCGCCGGTGAGGCATTCCTGGGCGAAGTGCGCCGGGTCCTGGCCGATGTGGAACGCGCCGCCGAAACGGCCCGCCGCGTGGCGCGCGGGGAATCGGGCCGGTTGCGCATGGGCTTTACCGCCTCGGCGGCCTTCAGCCCGGTGGGGCCGCGACTGATCCGCGATTTCCGCCGGCAGTGGCCGCAGGTGGACCTTCTGCTGGAAGAGACCAACACCGCCAGCCTGCTGATGGGTCTGGCCGACGGCCGCCTGGATGCGGCCTTCGTGCGCTACGGGCTGAGCACCCCGCCGGATCTGCACCTGCTGCGCTTTGCCGATGAGCCGATGAAGATCGCGGTGCCCGCCGCGCACCCGCTGGCCGCGCGCGCCAGCGCACCGCTGGCCGCGCTGGCCGGCGAACCCTTCATCCTGTTTCCGCGCAGCTTCGGTTCCAGCCTGTACGACGAAATCCTGGCTGCCTGCCGCGAATCCGGCGTGACCTTGCGCATCACCCAGGAAGCACCGCAGATGTCGTCGATCATCAATCTGGTTGCTGCCGAACTCGGCGTGTCGGTGGTTCCCGCCTCCACCGCACAACTGCAGCGCCCGGGTGTGCGTTACCTGGATATCGACGGGCGCATGCCGTTGGCGCGGCTTGCCTTGGCGGTGTCGCCTGGCGCCTTGGACACCGCGCCATTGGTACGGCATCTATGGGCACTGGCAACGCTGATCCAGCGCTGA
- a CDS encoding MFS transporter, which produces MSSSDPRPLPSAAARVDATPATGRIRLALFLAGFSTFSLLYSVQPVLPEFARSFGVDAAVASLPLSLATGGLALAIFCAGALSENLGRRGLMFASIALAAVLNLVAAFLPDWHALVVVRTLSGIALGGVPAVAMVYLGEELPASKLGAATGLYVAGNAFGGMTGRITMSVLTDHTDWRTALALLSGFDLLCAFAFLWLLPPSRHFVRRHGVNLQFHLRAWAGHLRDRNLPWLFALPFLLMGVFVCLYNYAGFRLGGPEFGLSQSQIGLIFSGYVFGIVSSSVAGAASDRFGRGPVVSAGIVLCVLGVALTLAHVLALVVAGIVLLTIGFFIAHSAASAWVSRLGGAHRSHAASLYLLAYYAGSSVIGALGGWFWQHGGWAGLVGMCLTLLALAFAAAHVLRQRADDARPYGRFAPHPARGE; this is translated from the coding sequence GTGTCTTCTTCTGATCCCCGCCCATTGCCGAGCGCTGCCGCGCGTGTCGATGCCACGCCGGCCACCGGCCGCATCCGGCTGGCCCTGTTCCTGGCCGGCTTTTCCACCTTCTCGCTGCTGTACAGCGTGCAGCCTGTACTGCCGGAATTTGCACGCAGTTTCGGCGTGGATGCGGCGGTGGCGTCGCTGCCGTTATCGCTGGCCACCGGCGGCCTGGCGCTGGCGATCTTCTGCGCGGGTGCGCTGTCGGAAAACCTGGGCCGGCGCGGGCTGATGTTCGCCTCGATCGCATTGGCCGCGGTACTCAACCTGGTGGCGGCCTTCCTGCCGGACTGGCATGCGCTGGTGGTGGTGCGCACCTTGTCCGGCATCGCGCTGGGTGGGGTGCCGGCGGTGGCCATGGTGTATCTGGGCGAAGAACTGCCCGCCAGCAAGCTGGGGGCGGCCACCGGCCTGTATGTGGCCGGCAATGCCTTCGGTGGCATGACCGGGCGCATCACGATGAGTGTGCTGACCGACCATACCGACTGGCGCACCGCGCTGGCGCTGCTGAGCGGGTTCGACCTGCTGTGCGCGTTCGCCTTCCTGTGGCTGCTGCCGCCTTCGCGACATTTCGTGCGCCGGCATGGGGTCAACCTGCAGTTTCATCTGCGCGCCTGGGCCGGGCATCTGCGCGACCGCAACCTGCCATGGCTGTTCGCGTTGCCGTTCCTGCTGATGGGCGTGTTCGTGTGTCTCTACAACTACGCGGGCTTTCGCCTGGGCGGGCCGGAATTCGGCCTGAGCCAGAGCCAGATCGGCCTGATCTTCAGTGGGTATGTGTTCGGTATCGTCAGCTCGTCGGTGGCCGGTGCGGCGTCGGACCGCTTCGGTCGCGGGCCGGTGGTCAGCGCCGGCATCGTGCTGTGCGTGCTGGGCGTGGCGCTGACCCTGGCGCATGTCCTGGCGCTGGTGGTGGCCGGCATCGTATTGCTGACGATCGGCTTTTTCATCGCGCATTCGGCGGCCAGCGCGTGGGTGAGCCGGCTCGGTGGCGCGCATCGCAGCCATGCCGCGTCGTTGTATCTGCTGGCCTATTACGCCGGCTCCAGTGTGATCGGGGCGTTGGGCGGCTGGTTCTGGCAGCACGGCGGGTGGGCCGGGCTGGTCGGCATGTGCCTGACGCTGCTGGCGCTGGCGTTTGCTGCGGCGCACGTGTTGCGCCAACGCGCGGACGATGCACGCCCCTATGGCCGGTTCGCGCCGCATCCAGCGCGTGGCGAATGA
- a CDS encoding NAD-dependent protein deacetylase, with translation MTAVLAQADDALQAFIERHQRLFVLSGAGCSTDSGIPDYRDLQGGWKRPQPVTFQAFMGEVSTRQRYWARSLVGWPRFGLAKPNATHHALAALEARGQLELLLTQNVDRLHQAAGSQAVIDLHGRLDVVRCMGCEQRMPRTEFQRLLEQANPGWADLEAAQAPDGDADLDAVAFDSFVVPPCPACGAVLKPDVVFFGENVPRERVERAFAHLQAADAVLVVGSSLMVYSGFRFVQAAARNGVPIAALNFGRTRADALLSLKVERSCADALAFLQPPRDSRHPTAARYDSARSA, from the coding sequence ATGACCGCTGTCCTAGCCCAGGCCGACGACGCGTTGCAGGCGTTCATCGAGCGCCACCAACGCCTGTTCGTGCTCAGTGGTGCTGGCTGCAGTACCGATTCGGGCATTCCCGACTACCGCGACCTGCAGGGCGGCTGGAAGCGCCCGCAACCGGTGACGTTCCAGGCCTTCATGGGCGAGGTGTCCACGCGCCAGCGCTATTGGGCACGCAGCTTGGTGGGCTGGCCGCGGTTCGGGCTGGCCAAGCCCAATGCCACCCATCACGCGCTCGCCGCACTGGAAGCACGTGGCCAACTGGAATTGCTGCTCACCCAGAACGTGGACCGCCTGCACCAGGCTGCCGGCAGCCAGGCGGTGATCGACCTGCATGGCCGGCTGGATGTGGTGCGCTGCATGGGCTGCGAACAGCGCATGCCGCGCACCGAGTTCCAGCGGCTGCTCGAGCAGGCCAATCCCGGCTGGGCCGACCTGGAGGCGGCCCAGGCGCCCGATGGCGATGCGGATCTGGACGCTGTGGCGTTCGATAGCTTCGTGGTGCCGCCATGTCCGGCATGCGGCGCCGTGCTCAAGCCAGACGTGGTGTTCTTCGGCGAGAACGTGCCGCGCGAGCGGGTGGAGCGCGCGTTTGCGCATCTGCAGGCCGCCGACGCGGTGCTGGTGGTGGGGTCGTCGCTGATGGTCTATTCGGGCTTTCGCTTCGTGCAGGCCGCGGCACGCAATGGTGTGCCGATCGCGGCGTTGAATTTCGGGCGCACGCGCGCCGATGCGCTGTTGAGCCTGAAGGTGGAACGTTCGTGCGCCGATGCGCTGGCCTTTTTGCAGCCACCGCGTGATTCGCGGCACCCCACAGCGGCCAGGTACGACAGTGCGCGCTCTGCATGA
- a CDS encoding NADH:flavin oxidoreductase/NADH oxidase, with amino-acid sequence MGIPPLRLDVALSQLFTPIAFGPLALANRIVIAPMCQYSAQDGCATDWHRIHLGTLSQSGAGLLILEAAAVLPEGRISYADLGLYDDASERALADVLQSVRRWSPMPIGIQLAHAGRKASTDLPWNGGEAIAPDHANGWQTVSASALPFRDGQPAPQALDEAGIDAVVAAFVASAIRAERLGLQLIELHAAHGYLMHQFLSPLSNQRSDAYGGSLENRMRLTLRIFDAVRAAVSEPMAVGVRISATDWVDGGWDLEQSIALSKALDARGAHYIHVSSGGLDPRQQIALQDGYQIPFAQAIRAQVGTPVIGVGLITEPAHAEAILQDGQADAIALARGILYDPRWPWHAAAALGASVTPAPQYLRCEPRDARGVFAT; translated from the coding sequence ATGGGCATCCCCCCGTTGCGCCTGGATGTTGCCTTGAGCCAGTTGTTCACTCCCATCGCGTTCGGCCCGCTTGCGCTCGCCAACCGCATTGTCATCGCCCCGATGTGCCAGTATTCGGCACAGGATGGGTGCGCCACCGATTGGCACCGCATCCATCTGGGCACGCTGTCGCAATCGGGTGCGGGCCTGTTGATCCTGGAAGCGGCCGCGGTGCTGCCGGAAGGGCGCATCAGCTACGCCGATCTCGGGCTGTACGACGATGCCAGCGAGCGCGCGCTGGCCGATGTGCTGCAATCGGTGCGCCGCTGGTCGCCGATGCCGATCGGCATCCAGCTGGCACATGCCGGGCGCAAGGCCTCCACCGACCTGCCGTGGAACGGCGGCGAGGCGATCGCGCCCGACCATGCCAATGGTTGGCAGACCGTGTCCGCCTCGGCGCTGCCGTTCCGCGACGGCCAGCCTGCGCCGCAGGCGCTGGATGAGGCCGGCATCGACGCGGTGGTGGCCGCATTCGTCGCATCGGCCATCCGTGCAGAACGCCTGGGCCTGCAGCTGATCGAGCTGCACGCCGCGCATGGCTATCTGATGCATCAGTTTCTCTCGCCGCTGAGCAACCAGCGCAGCGATGCCTATGGCGGCTCGCTGGAGAACCGCATGCGGCTGACGCTGCGCATCTTCGATGCGGTGCGTGCGGCGGTGTCGGAACCGATGGCGGTGGGCGTCCGCATCTCGGCCACCGACTGGGTGGACGGCGGCTGGGATCTGGAGCAGAGCATCGCCCTGTCCAAGGCACTGGACGCACGTGGTGCGCACTATATCCATGTCTCCAGCGGCGGGCTGGATCCGCGCCAGCAGATCGCGCTGCAGGACGGCTACCAGATTCCGTTTGCGCAGGCGATCCGCGCGCAGGTGGGCACGCCGGTGATCGGCGTCGGCCTGATCACCGAGCCGGCGCATGCCGAGGCAATCTTGCAGGATGGCCAGGCCGACGCCATCGCCCTGGCGCGCGGCATCCTGTACGACCCCCGCTGGCCCTGGCACGCCGCTGCCGCACTGGGTGCCAGCGTCACGCCGGCACCGCAATATCTGCGCTGCGAACCGCGCGATGCGCGCGGCGTGTTCGCCACTTGA
- a CDS encoding NAD(P)-dependent oxidoreductase: MRAACSPLDADSRRHTEQGHRMPIGFLGLGTMGLPMAHNLLRAGFELSVWNRSPERAQPLRDAGATVVEAAQAAAHGPLLFSMLADDNAVRQTVVDGGVLDALPAGSVHVNMATVSVALAHELTALHAERGIAYVAAPVLGRVDVAEAGKLNILAAGDDAALARVQPMFDALGQKTWHIGRVPEQANAVKLAANFCLASAIGAMAEASALARGHGVDTTQFLGMLTSTLFAAPAYQGYGKLIMQRQYSPAGFTATLGRKDVDLAIQAGAEKQVPMPLGELLRASLDEAIAYGDGNADWAVLAEVAARRAGQA; encoded by the coding sequence ATGCGCGCGGCGTGTTCGCCACTTGATGCTGACTCCCGACGTCATACCGAACAAGGACACCGCATGCCGATAGGATTTCTGGGGCTGGGCACGATGGGCCTGCCAATGGCGCATAACCTGCTGCGCGCCGGCTTCGAGCTGAGCGTGTGGAACCGCTCGCCGGAGCGCGCGCAGCCATTGCGCGATGCAGGTGCCACGGTGGTGGAGGCCGCGCAGGCCGCAGCGCATGGCCCGTTGCTGTTTTCGATGCTCGCCGACGACAACGCGGTGCGCCAGACCGTAGTGGACGGCGGTGTGCTGGATGCGCTGCCGGCCGGCAGCGTGCACGTCAACATGGCTACCGTCTCGGTGGCGCTGGCGCATGAATTGACCGCCCTGCATGCCGAGCGCGGTATCGCCTACGTGGCGGCACCGGTGCTCGGTCGTGTCGATGTGGCCGAAGCGGGCAAGCTCAACATCCTGGCCGCCGGCGATGATGCCGCACTGGCACGCGTGCAGCCGATGTTCGATGCGCTGGGGCAGAAGACCTGGCACATCGGTCGCGTGCCCGAGCAGGCCAATGCGGTGAAGCTGGCGGCCAACTTCTGCCTGGCCAGCGCCATCGGTGCCATGGCCGAAGCCAGCGCATTGGCCCGCGGACATGGCGTGGACACCACCCAGTTCCTGGGCATGCTCACCAGCACCTTGTTCGCTGCGCCGGCGTACCAGGGCTACGGCAAGCTGATCATGCAGCGCCAGTACAGCCCCGCCGGCTTCACCGCCACCCTGGGCCGCAAGGATGTGGATCTGGCGATCCAGGCCGGCGCCGAGAAGCAGGTGCCCATGCCGTTGGGTGAACTGCTGCGCGCCAGCCTGGACGAGGCGATCGCCTACGGCGACGGCAATGCCGACTGGGCGGTACTGGCCGAGGTGGCGGCGCGCCGGGCAGGGCAGGCGTAG
- a CDS encoding XVIPCD domain-containing protein, whose product MTTPPVIDKGQVGPDHPEHPDHYLFAQIREAVSVLDAELNKPTDEASERMAARLLPLAKQHGFDRVDHVVLSRHVGEVGENVFLVRGELSDPAHLRAHITTQDAMETSVEDSLAQLDEINRRLMLRLPPR is encoded by the coding sequence ATGACCACGCCGCCAGTCATCGACAAAGGCCAGGTCGGCCCGGATCATCCCGAGCATCCGGACCATTATCTGTTCGCGCAGATCCGCGAGGCGGTGAGCGTGCTCGACGCCGAATTGAACAAGCCCACCGACGAGGCCAGCGAACGCATGGCCGCACGCCTGCTGCCGCTGGCCAAGCAGCATGGCTTCGATCGGGTGGACCATGTGGTGCTCAGCCGGCATGTCGGCGAAGTCGGCGAGAACGTGTTTCTGGTGCGTGGCGAGCTGTCCGATCCGGCGCACCTGCGTGCGCACATCACCACCCAGGATGCGATGGAGACCTCCGTGGAAGATTCGCTGGCGCAGCTGGATGAAATCAACCGTCGCCTGATGCTGCGCTTGCCGCCGCGCTGA